CACCGCAGGGCTTATGGCAATGGCATTTTTAGGCTTTCAGGGCCTATTATAAGGAGGGGTATTTATGGATTTAATGAATATTGTATACCCTACCGTGAGTTTGGGCGGTATCGGTCTGGTTTTAGGTGCTGTCTTAGGATATGCATCAAAGAAGTTTGCTGTTGAAGTTGACCCGAAAGTACCGCTGGTAAGAGATGCTCTTCCCGGTGCCAACTGCGGAGGATGCGGCTATCCCGGCTGTGATGCTTTGGCAAAAGCCATCGTAGAAGGTGATGCCAAGCCTAATGCCTGTCCTGTAGGAGGTGCGGCCAGCGCTTTAAAAATAGGCGAGGTTTTGGGAGTGTCAGTGGAAGCAGGGGAACGGACTTCTGCTTACGTTAAATGCAGCGGCGTGTGCACAAACAGTAAGGATAAATATAAATATTACGGCGTACAGGATTGCAGAGATGCAGCCATGATTCCCGGCGGAGGACCGAAATCCTGCTCATATGGATGCCTGGGATTGGGAAGCTGTGTTAAGGTATGCGACTTTGGGGCTTTAAGCATAGTAGATGGTGTGGCAGTAGTAGATGAAGATAAATGCACAAGCTGCGGAAAATGTACAAATATTTGTCCAAAAGGATTAATCAGCATAGTGCCGACATCAAAAAGAGTGCGCGTTGCATGCAGTTCAAAGGACAGAGGCAAGGACGTTAAGGATTCATGTTCTGTAGGATGTATAGGGTGCAGCTTGTGCTTCAAGAACTGTCCTAATGATGCCATAAAGTTTGAAAACAACCTGGCGGTAATAGATTACAGCAAATGCAAAGAATGCCAGACTTGTGTTACAAAATGCCCGTCTAAAGTAATAAAGGGTATAAAAGGCGGCAATGTTTTGCAATAATTAAATAAAAATGTTAAAGGGGCTGTTTATATACAGCCTCTTATCTTTATATACAATATATTACAATTATTTTAATAATATTTTTTGCACTTAATTTGATATAATTATAATAAGATTATACGACCGGCCTATTTAATAATTGTACAAGTTATAACTATAAAGGAGCGTTATCATGAGCGGTTATGGGGTAGTTTTAGGCGGAGGCGGTGCCAAAGGTGCATATGAAATAGGGGTTTGGAAAGCTTTAAAAGGGCTTAATATACCCATCAAGGTAATAACCGGTACTTCGGTAGGTGCCCTGAACGGTGCTGCCATAGTTCAGGGTGATTATGATGCTGCATGGAATCTATGGACAAGTTTAAAAATGGAAAGTGTAATAAAAATAGAAAAAGCCATAGCTCAGGCAAATGATGCCAAGGATTCTTTAGGCCTTGCAAGCACCATAAGAAATTTTGTCAAATCGGGAGGCCTGGATGTTACTCCCTTAAAAACCATGCTGCAGGAGATACTGGATGAGGAAAGAATACGGAAATCCCCAATGGATTTAGGAATTGTAACCTTTTCATTGACGGATTTCAAACCGGTGCAGCTATTTAAAGCCGAGATTCCGGAAGGAAAACTAATCGATTATCTCATTGCCAGCGCCTGTTTTCCCGCATTTAAACCCCATGAAATAGATGATAAGAAGTTTATCGACGGCGGAG
This is a stretch of genomic DNA from Oxobacter pfennigii. It encodes these proteins:
- the rnfB gene encoding RnfABCDGE type electron transport complex subunit B, producing the protein MDLMNIVYPTVSLGGIGLVLGAVLGYASKKFAVEVDPKVPLVRDALPGANCGGCGYPGCDALAKAIVEGDAKPNACPVGGAASALKIGEVLGVSVEAGERTSAYVKCSGVCTNSKDKYKYYGVQDCRDAAMIPGGGPKSCSYGCLGLGSCVKVCDFGALSIVDGVAVVDEDKCTSCGKCTNICPKGLISIVPTSKRVRVACSSKDRGKDVKDSCSVGCIGCSLCFKNCPNDAIKFENNLAVIDYSKCKECQTCVTKCPSKVIKGIKGGNVLQ